The Triticum aestivum cultivar Chinese Spring chromosome 6D, IWGSC CS RefSeq v2.1, whole genome shotgun sequence genomic sequence CTGGCAAAAAACGAAGCACACACGCCATAGTCTTCCCTGTGGGGAAGTTTGTTTGCCATCACATAATTTGATTTTGGGGAGCAGCTAACAATGATGGAGAGTGGTCTTCAAAACTTACTTTTCAATGTTCTCTAACATGATCACAGGAAATGCACGGGTCCATTCTCCGGAACTGCAGTGCCAGGAATCATATAAAGATTGGATGCATCTGAAGAGTGCAGCGTGAAGCAGGTCAGACACATATGTGTGCATGTTGATCCTTCTATTGCTAAAACCAAATGGGCCGACGGCCGGGTCTAGTACTAAAATCCTTCGCTTGGCCATGTCGAATGCGTAGACGGCCCATCCGTCCGGTAGGAGTGCAGGTATATGCCACTGCCACAAAAAACAGATAGTAAGGAGACAAGTTATGTTAAAATATAGTTTAGTTTAGATGTTTAATTTTTTGGGTTCACCATCCGACTAGAGGCTGGGCTAAAAAACTCGTTTTCTTCTGTAAATGTTGCACGGATCGACTGAATGGTCAATGGATCGGCATTGGATAAAACTGCAGTCTGCAAAACACAAGAAACAGACTTAACAAACAAAAAAGATATAATACCGAAAGAAACTATGTATTATGACTGATTTATTGGTAGGAGCTCACGCCGAAATCAGGCTCAAGAAACTTCCTCCAAAACATAGTCAAAGTGTCCTTCGAATAGGTCTTGTCCATTTGTGAAAGCCTCCTAAAAATAACAGCACACATCTCATGACTAAGCTGTTCTTTTCCTGATAGTTGTTGTTGGATTTCAATGCCGTCGAGCAGTATGAGTCTTGGTTTTGGATGCATAATCCATTTCCTGAACGCATATATGGTGTGAGAAAAAGCTGTGCAAAATACTAAattgaaaatgttgagtggatctaCATGAAAATACCTTTCAAGGACGAACGTGGATGACACAGCCAACCAATCTTTTATGGCTCTAAGGACTGGGACTGCCGGTGGCATCGGAACTGAACCGATTGCCCATGGGTCGCGGGCGATGTTGCACTTTGTTATCTGAATTTTGGCTGGCGCGGTGTCGTTTGTAGTTCCGAATGTAACATATCCAGAGCTCGGTCGTTGCTCGACATAGTACATGACTATGCTAGCAGTCAGGTCATCAAAGAATGAATAAATCGTATTGGCAACCTCTCGGCGAGTGTCTTGCTTCCCAGACAGAGATGAGTTGTTGACAGTATCTACTGCTGAATGGGAAACTGCTTGGAGTGGGTCGTCCAGCCGAAGACACACCTTTTTTGATGATTCCGTCTGGATGGCCGGGCTGAACACAACTCCCCTCTTCCTTGCAATGGAGCTATTGGCCGACGAGCTACCTGCGTCGGAAATGATTCTCAAAACTGTTACTTTTAAAGGGTGTAGGTTGAACTAGGCATTGTATGTAAACTAATTGGATTTTTTTCGGAACAAACCGTCGTTTGGGAGTTGTCCAGCCAGCCTGGGAGAAACCTTGTTGCAAACAGGGGTAACAAACGAATTGTCTATTTTTTCTTGCATAGGAGTGTTGGCCAAGTTGGTGCAACTGTTTTGATTTTCACTCTTCAGGATGCATTGTTTACGTCCGTTGGCCTTGCAACAAGAACAATTCTCAGCGATGCAGTTGATGAGCTTGTCCGCAAATGTGAACATTGATGACTGGAAAGACCGCCTCATCTCTGAAATGTTTGCCAGACCTCGAGCATTGTGCTCACGGAGAAGTATCCCGAGCTTCTCATCGGACTGTTCACAAAAATGCATTGTCGTGATTAGTGTATACGGTAAATGATTCAACATGCTTGGCAAAAATCAAGATCGATGTGTGTACTTACTATTGATGGATAGTTTGTACGTATGTGGTTTGAAAAATCTTGTGGACCAATTTTATTGTAAGTAGCTCTTAAAATAGGCGCAGATGGCATCTGGACTCGTTTCGTCGTATTAGAATGCCTCGGAATGTTTTCATTTGCAAGCTCGGTTGATGCGCAGACAATACCTTTGCTGATGTTTTGTTCAGCCTTGACCTGGTCAACATAAATAAAAAACAATTACGGCTTGCTCACTAAAAATGAGTATGTCTTCCGATAATGGATTTTTCGTGGACTAACCGATGCCCCGTGAAATGATATTTCTCCTCCACCCATGTTTACTGATGTGATATcaatcatcttcttcatcgactcgTGCTCAAAAAGCGCTATCCTTGGGTACATTCCGCGTGGTTTGTTCAGTTGGCCAAGCTCGAGGCTGTCAAGCACAAACACCTGAAAACATATGCATCTACAACTGTTAGCTTGGGCAAAAAAATATTAAAACTAACTTAATGACAGAGGCTTCGTTGTGCGTAACATTTGTACCTGTAGGAACAGATGGCAGCCGACAATGTGGATTGTTGGATTTCGTTTAATGACATCTGACTTGAATTTCCTTACAGCATTGAACAGATGTTTCAAAATGTAGCTACACCAGTTCCATGTTCGGATTTTGTCAACATCACTCAAGGCAGCCCAGAAATCTATTGTTACGTAATCATGTTTGGCTGATGGAGCAAGAACATGGCCAATTACGAAGATGACGAATGCAATTTTGAAACAATCCATGTCAATTTTTCTAGAGTTGGCGGCGATGTCCCGCATCAGGTATGCCTCTGCTGCCTTCAAGCTGTGTGTGCCTTTGTCATTGATGCTAGCTGCGAAACGTGTATACTCAATGCAAGCTTCAGACGGTTCGACACCTTCTGGACCAATTGCTAGCTCACCGCGTGGTATTGCAAAAACAGAGTGAACTGACTCATCTGTAAGCTCAAGCATGCCCTGGCCTTCCAGGTTGATCACGCTGTTGTCAACATGTACTCTATCCATGAGGTAAGCGCTGTACTTAAGATTTATCTTTTGCCATGACTTAATATGAAGCAACCCGTCGAATCCTATTTCTCTGACTAGTTGTTTCTTGAAATCTGAAAATTTGCTAATAACAGAACCTAGCTTGAGTAAAGATAATCTAGACGTAATTGCTGGTGTTCCTGGTGGACCGCTGGATCCACCATCACCACCAGAACAATCGCCATCGCTGTCCAACTCATCTGGCGAAACCTCGCTCGCTGGATCTTGGTTCGCCACTCTAGCGGATTCAGCGGCGGCGAAAACGGGATCCATCCCCACAAAAGCCATTACCTATTTGCATGAACACTGTTCAGATTGATGAAGAACAGCTAAATCACTACTAATGGCGTCAGACAGATGCTGTTCATACCTTTGGATCGGCTGCCTTGGATTGGAGAGGAGCAGGTCGGTGAGAGGGCAAAGCATAAGTTGAGTGCTTCCGGCGGGGGGTGTCAGCTCCTGTGCTCGACCATGGAGTTCTACCTCCTAGCTCGCGGCCTTGTTCTTCCTGCCTCTCTGGTGCGTGGGTGGGTGGGAGGAGGATGGTTGGAGAAGATGAACTCGGCGACAGAGGCAGTAATTGCGTGAGATGACTAGTCCCCCTGGATAGAATTGATGTGTGGTGGGCCCTCACGCAACTTTTTGCACGTCGAGACGTGACGAAAATAGTGAGATGGTAGCTGTTCCATCCGGCCCATCGTGAATCTGGACATCCACGGACCTAACCAATAAACTACACGGTCTAGCTGCTAAAAACAAATTACGTGTTTAATTACCGAGGCACAAAAACATGGTGGGAAAATATGTCCAAAACGGTGCCATAATTGTGATTAAGTACGATAGTTCGCGGGATATTGTCATTTTCCAACCGCGAACTCCTTTGGTTTACTACAACATAGAGTCGTTGACAATCCACAGCCGGTGCTCTTTGATTGAATTTGGTCCATCTCACACTAATATGCTGTTAATGAAGGATTATCTGTACAAAACTGAACCATGACAGTGACAGGGGGTCACGTGCAAGGGCGAAATACTGTCCACATGGGCGACTCTCTTCTTGCTGCATGCGCATGCTCGAGTGTACCTGGTACATCAACACAAAGCTAGATTCTGTCGCTACAACGCCCTCACTGACAACCAGAATACGTGGGCGGGAATGgtctatgggggggggggggggacagctCCCGCAAATACTGTGATGAAGCTGGCCAATGTGTAAAACAGACGGATTGGATAAAGTCGTTCGGCATTTTCGATATTAACATGGCCTAATTTGGCACAAGCATGGGAATTGACATTGTGAACAATGTTGCCATATGATCTTGTAATTATTTTGTAACGAaaaacatttttttttcatttgcCAAGTGTGAGAAATGTTTTTTAGAGAAGTACATTAAATAAGTTCGAAAATTGCCCTTTGCATTTTGCATCCAAATTAGATCACATTCGATGCCCTGtgcccaagtttcatgaattactACTTTTGTTTGTATATATATCATTCATTTAGTGAATTTCTAGCGATTTATCATAACTTGCTCAAGTTTGAACTACAGCTGTGATGTATATTGGTCCTAAAGTTTGTTAGAAATCATTTAAAGTTTTAATATTGGTGGTATATGCACTAGGCACAATCAAAATTGAAATTCCCAACCATTTGGTATGAATGATCAACCTTGCTAGTTTGACCCCatttaaaaaaaacaaagaaaatgaaaaatgccCCAAATTTTGATTGCAATACACAAGTTTGAAAAAAAGCTTCGTAAAATGGCCTATCTAGTATGACCATGCATGAATTTTAAGCCATATATATGCCCATGGCCATGGTCACATCCATAGCATAGTCAATGATAACTTGGACTAATTTAGCACAAGCATGGGGGTTGCCATTGTTAACAATTTTTTCATAGGAATTTTCGATTACTTTGCAATGAAAACATTTTTCCATTTCCCAAGTGTCAGAAATGAGTTATTTTGTGAGAGAAATACATCAAATAAGTTACAAAATTGGGCCTTTGCATTTTTCATCCAACGTAGACCATATTGGATGCTCACTgtccaagtttcataaattttctAGTTTTATTTCTATATTTCATCCATTTGGCGAATTTCTAGTGATTTATCAAAACttgatcaaatttgaactacaagtgtgaTGTATCTTGGTCCTGAAAATTGACAAAAATCATTTAAAGCTTTAATATTGGTGGGGTATGCACTAGGAACAACCAAAGTTGAAATTCTCAACCATTTGATATGAATGGTCAACCTTGCTTTTTAAGGAGTAGAAAGGGAAAGCAAAAATAAAGTAAATGAGGTCGATGGGCATATCGGCGACCGTCGTAGGCAAATTGACTAGTGGTGACGAAAGCAGGTTCGCGTTGGAGATGGAATTGGAAGCAtagtcggaggaggtccagggagTCGTTTCCTCCAACCGACACTGGCGGCCAACGACCAGGAGGACCAATGGTCTACAAACCCTAGTCTGGATGCATCCGATGAGGGTCAGTAAAGGCGTAGGGAGATCTAGTGAGGAAAGGGGATGAGACATGGGTGGGAGAGGAGATTAGAGGGAGACCAGAGGAGTTTTGTCAGGTACAGTGCAAGACCCAGAGAGAAAATGACCTAGTGTCCTAGTGTAAAATCACAAGTATTTTCCATCTGAAAATCAGGTGTCACACACTATATTGTACACAAAAATTACCAAGAAGATAAGCTTGCATCTAGTGTCTGCTAGGCAAGGGGTAAAGGTGCGGGCGCACTGCTACCCTCTctcaaaggaggaagaagaagggagcgAGCTGTTAGCTGTGGGTGGTTGGCCCAAGCTTAAGATATTTTCTTTAGCCCTGCTGCCAAGACACAGTTCCCAAATCTGCCCCGACACATCCTCAAATCTATCTAGCTACACATGATATCACGTCAAAAGCGCCCCAAAAGGGAGAAATAATGGGGGATAATCGATGGCTTAGCCGATTTAGGGTAGGTATATATATAGTACACCATGTATGACTATCCGCTCATCATGGTGACCTTACATTTGGCTTCCGGGCATAGGCTAGAAGGTTCAATATTGACAGGTTGTCGTCATCTGTCGGTGTTACCTTGGACACTCATAAGCAAACACACCACTGCTAGTAGGTTACTGACGAGCGCCAAACCTGTAAGTATAGGGGTTCATGCGTCCGTTTGTAATTAATTAGTCTTGAGTGATGGAGTATAATTCAATCAAACCATTCaacttctctcaatatagcattaATTCAATCCACAATAAATGAGTGGAATAGCTGAATCTGACATACATAACTCTAAATTTATTCATTTTACTTACTATTCTTAGCAATGAGACAATTATTTGGGACCACCTATATATGAGGTGCCTAACAAATTTTGGCGCCACTCGAATATCTCAGCCGCTAGATGTAGAATGGACGGCTGCatcatcgtcttcaacctccaaCCGTTTTGAATGCCTCACGAATAGATCACATGAAACAACCGACTTGCACTGCCTCAACCCCCTTCCTCCACGGCGCAGAGTAAATTTAGTCAAACTTTgagtaaaaagaaacagagggtTTTTTAAGCGTGGGGCTAAGAAACGGAGGGAGTCTTTTTTTCGAGGGGTTAGAAACGGAGGGAGTTTTTTTTGAGCGGTGGGGCTAGAAAAATGACCTTTTTTTAGAAATAGAGGGGAGTAAATAACCGGATGAACATTCAGCTGCCATCTGCCGAATGGGCCCGTGAGGACGCCGCTTCCAACATTTAGCTGGCCCAGTAGAAACCCTACCCTAATTTCCCTTCTTACAGCCGCCGCGCCTCCACTTCACTGTTCACTCCACTCGCCGCCGCGTCCCGACTCCACTCAATTCCGGCCATGGGCGCCATCGTCGAGAATTTCATGGACTGGCTCCCCACCGGTGGAAATGCCGTGGCaatcgccgcctccctctccgccgccgttGACTACGAGGGCGAGGACCGCATCAGCgccctccccgacgacctcctccgcAACATCGTCTCTCGCCTCCCCGTCAAGGACGCCGCCCGAACCGCCGCCATCGCCTCTCAGTGGCGCCACCTCTGGCGCTCCACCCCGCTCGTCCTCAGCGACGTCGGCCTACTTCCCTCTGTGGTCGCCCGCGTCCTCGCAGACCACCCGGGCCCCTTCCAGGCCATCCACATCGCCCGTTGTAGGTTCGCGTCCCACGAGCGTGAGCTCGCAGAGTGgccgcgcctcctcgccgccaAGGGCATCCAGGACCTCGTCCTCGTCAACGACGTCATCGGCACCCAGTTCATCACCGACACCGTGCTCCTCCCAGCGGACATTTTCCGCTGCGCCTCACTCCAGCGCCTCTTCCTGGGCTTCTTCAGGTTTCCGGACACCGCTGGTCTCTCGCGCGGACCCGACATCCTGCCCCATCTTCGGGAGCTCAGCATGTTCACGACAGTCATCAACAACTGGGACCTCGACTACATGCTCGCTTGCTGCCCGGTCCTGGAGAAGCTCGCGTTCGTACTCAGCAATTCGCCCGATCTCATCCACCTCCGCAGCAAAAGCCTCCAGTGTGTGCTCCTCTGGTTTTTCACGGCGGAGGAGGTCGCCGTGGTGGACGCCCCGCTCCTGAAGCGGCTCTTCTTGGTGGATCTCGCGGGCTCTCCTCAGCAGCCCCGTGACGACAGTACTACGATGATCAAGATTGCTTGTGCGCCCAGCCTGCGGGCGCTAGGCTTCTTGGAGACAAGAACTCACCGGCTGCATATCGGCGACAATGCCATCAAGGTATAATAACATTTCCAAGTACCCATGATTCCATCACTCTCTAGTACTCCGTTTCTAAATGTAAATCCTTTTAAAGATTATaatgtggactacatacggagcaaaatgagtgaatctacactctaaaatatgtctatatacatccgtatgtagcccttattgaaatctctaaaaagagttatatttagaacggagggagtagtacaatgAGATTGCCAATGATGTATAGAGATGACATATCTGCCTCTTTTGGTGCATCGTTTGGCCACTGCAGCCTGGCATACTGCCGACCCCAAGCACAATGCTTCCGGGCGTTAAGAAATTGGCCGTTAAGGTTAATTTTGGTGTCTCAAAGGAGGCCAAGATGCTGGTGGCCTTCCTCAGATGCTTTCCCAACGTTGACACGCTGCACATTGAGGTGAAGTCCTAGTATCCATGCAATTATTCAGTCAGTCCGTTGGCACTCATACTGCTATTTATTAGAAATGGAAGATGATTGCTTCTTGCGCAATCCATCTCTAATGAACCATTTACTGATATCATGTTTCAGTCTTTAACTGAACCCACCGGAAGAAAACATGCCAAGTTCTGGCGGGAGCTCTCCACTGTTGAATGCATCGAGTCCCACGTCAAGAAGATGGTTATCCATGAATATAGAGGGGATCAAAGTGAACTTCGATTCCTTAAGTTCATTTCCAGGAGAGCGGAAGTGCTACAAACTTTGTATGTTCTGCTAAACAGAGAGAGTCTTACTTCGGTGGCCAAGGTGAGAAAGATGACACGCAGATTGGTGGCTCTCTCGCGTCTAGCATGGAGCGATGACTGTCAGATAATGGTGCTAGGCCCTGAACTTCAGAATGATTGGAGCTTCCAGAAAGCATCCGATCTTACTGTCGACGACCCGTTTCACTGGTGAACTGGAGATTGGCATATATTGCATGATCCAAAGCTTTTTGGGGGGAATTGCTTACTGTTCTACATGCAAGGGCACTGTTTAGTTTGTAGGCAAGTATGTCTGTTCTTGTTTTGACTCTGAAGTATGTCTGTTCTTGACAAAGAACATGAAGATTTCAGTATCTGAAAGTGCTGAAGCTAGGTGTACAACGCTTCATTCAGAATGTACTGTTATCTACCATCTTATCTAAATTTTTTTCGATCAAAAGGGGTTTCCCCCCGCCCCATTTTATTAGAACGGAGCCAAGCGATCGGGCCTACCTGAGAGTGGCAGACCGGAGTAAATTGAAAGTAGGAGAAAACTACGGCCTAAAAGGTTCAAATTCGCGCGACATAGCTACAGCAAAAACTGCCGAAATGGAAAGTGCCTACTTAACAGAACAGACAGACTACAGCCCTCGCCCGGGCCAAGACAGCACATTCCTTCACTCTGAATGAGCCTTCAGCGCCTCGTCTCGGGTCCTCTTCACGCAAGCTCTCAGCCCAATGCCCACGCAATCCTGAGCAGCTCGCCTCTTCGCCGATCCAGGAGTTGAATGCATCTTCTCAGCAGCACCGATTGGTCGCCCACACAGAGAATCTTCCATTGATGTAGCGATGAGCTGATCCTTGCCAAGATTGCACGGGTGCTTGTCCACGGCACGCCCTGAAAGTACATGTCATTACGCATTCAAATGGTAGCAACACAGGCAATATTAACAACAGATTTCTTGTTATTCAGGTTCCAGAAGGAAGATAATTCAGTCATATTATTAGGACTATTAAACTCAAAGGAGTCAGACACATCATTCCAGATTTTTTTGGCAACCACACATTCAAAGAATAGGTGACAAACTATTTCATCCTCATCACAAACAAACACTTTAAGTTTTCCACCACCCTCCTTTTATTCAGATTATCTTTGGTAAGAATCTTATTATGGAAAGCTAACCACAGAAAAACTAAATATCTGTGGGGCACAGCAATTTTCCAGAATTTTTTCCAAATAGGGGTAGAAACCCCACCCCAGTTAATCATGTTATAGAAGGACTTGACTGAGTAAATCCCTGATGATTCCAACACCCAAATAGGTTGGTCCACCTCATTAGTAATGGTCACGTTAGATATGATTCGGATCAAATCATGCCATCTTTCCATAAACTTAGACTCCACACATCTGTTGAAGGTAAGTTTTAGAGTAGAACCATCCCACACCTCAGAAACTGTACAATGCTGTTGTTGGCAGATTTCATAGACATCCCAAAATTGGGTTTTTAGGGAAGAATCCCCCACCCAAACGTCGTTCCAAAAGCTGATCTTTTCACCATTTCCCAACTTCCATTTGTAGAAAGGTCTAATCCCTTCAAAAGCCCAGGTAACCCCTTTCCAGAAGGGAGAGCCCACACCCTGTTTGGCCCACAGTACATTGGGTTTGTCAGTTCTATATTTGTGATCAACCAGCCTCACCCAGTTTTTATCATTGTCCATAAAGTACCTTTTTGCCCAGGAGGCTAGCAGGGCCATGTTAAATTCCCTTAAGTTGGGTACCCCCAGACCACCAAAATCCTTTTTCTGAGAGATTAGCCCCCAGTTAGCAAGATGATACTTATGCTCATCTCCCAGGTTCCCCCAAAAAAAGTGAGCCATCTGTGAAGTGATGGCCTTGATCGCCCATTTGGGGAATTTGATGGCAGACATTAGATACATAGGGATACTGGCAATGCATGCTTTGAGGAGGACTAACTTTGCTTCATAGCTAAGTAGTCTCC encodes the following:
- the LOC123145379 gene encoding uncharacterized protein — its product is MAFVGMDPVFAAAESARVANQDPASEVSPDELDSDGDCSGGDGGSSGPPGTPAITSRLSLLKLGSVISKFSDFKKQLVREIGFDGLLHIKSWQKINLKYSAYLMDRVHVDNSVINLEGQGMLELTDESVHSVFAIPRGELAIGPEGVEPSEACIEYTRFAASINDKGTHSLKAAEAYLMRDIAANSRKIDMDCFKIAFVIFVIGHVLAPSAKHDYVTIDFWAALSDVDKIRTWNWCSYILKHLFNAVRKFKSDVIKRNPTIHIVGCHLFLQVFVLDSLELGQLNKPRGMYPRIALFEHESMKKMIDITSVNMGGGEISFHGASVKAEQNISKGIVCASTELANENIPRHSNTTKRVQMPSAPILRATYNKIGPQDFSNHIRTNYPSISDEKLGILLREHNARGLANISEMRRSFQSSMFTFADKLINCIAENCSCCKANGRKQCILKSENQNSCTNLANTPMQEKIDNSFVTPVCNKVSPRLAGQLPNDGSSSANSSIARKRGVVFSPAIQTESSKKVCLRLDDPLQAVSHSAVDTVNNSSLSGKQDTRREVANTIYSFFDDLTASIVMYYVEQRPSSGYVTFGTTNDTAPAKIQITKCNIARDPWAIGSVPMPPAVPVLRAIKDWLAVSSTFVLERKWIMHPKPRLILLDGIEIQQQLSGKEQLSHEMCAVIFRRLSQMDKTYSKDTLTMFWRKFLEPDFGTAVLSNADPLTIQSIRATFTEENEFFSPASSRMWHIPALLPDGWAVYAFDMAKRRILVLDPAVGPFGFSNRRINMHTYVSDLLHAALFRCIQSLYDSWHCSSGEWTRAFPVIMLENIEKEDYGVCASFFARNYDGDKL
- the LOC123145381 gene encoding FBD-associated F-box protein At5g60610, translated to MGAIVENFMDWLPTGGNAVAIAASLSAAVDYEGEDRISALPDDLLRNIVSRLPVKDAARTAAIASQWRHLWRSTPLVLSDVGLLPSVVARVLADHPGPFQAIHIARCRFASHERELAEWPRLLAAKGIQDLVLVNDVIGTQFITDTVLLPADIFRCASLQRLFLGFFRFPDTAGLSRGPDILPHLRELSMFTTVINNWDLDYMLACCPVLEKLAFVLSNSPDLIHLRSKSLQCVLLWFFTAEEVAVVDAPLLKRLFLVDLAGSPQQPRDDSTTMIKIACAPSLRALGFLETRTHRLHIGDNAIKPGILPTPSTMLPGVKKLAVKVNFGVSKEAKMLVAFLRCFPNVDTLHIESLTEPTGRKHAKFWRELSTVECIESHVKKMVIHEYRGDQSELRFLKFISRRAEVLQTLYVLLNRESLTSVAKVRKMTRRLVALSRLAWSDDCQIMVLGPELQNDWSFQKASDLTVDDPFHW